Below is a window of Streptomyces sp. WMMB303 DNA.
GGAAAGGACTGGTGGCTCATAGACGACCGGCTCCTGGCCGTCGGCCACACCGATGCCGGTCGAGTGACGGGGCACGAGGTCATCGAAGACCCCAAGGTCATCGCCGAGGCAGTCGCGCTCCGCGACGCCCTGTGGTCCCTCGCCATCCCGCACGGCGAGTACCGGCCCTGATCGACGCGTGAGCAAACAAGCACAGGAGGCTCGTGAGGCGCTGGGTGCCCGGCTGCGCGGTTTCCGGAAAGACGCCGGATTCGACAGCGGTCGGGCACTCGCGCGTGCCCTGGGATGGCAGGAATCGAAGGTCTCCCGTCTGGAGAACGGCAAACAGAACGCCAGCGAGAGCGACATCCGCGCCTGGTGCGAGGCCACCGACCAGCACGGACACATCCCGGATCTGATCGCGACCGTCCGCCACATCGACGAACTCTGGCTGGAATGGCGCCGACAACTCCAGACCGGTGTCGAGACCCGCCAGAAGAAGTCCCTTCCCGTCTACGCGAAGACCCGAGTGTTCCGCATCTGGAACCCCAACATGATCTGGGGAACCTTTCAGACAGCGGAGTACGCCGCGGAGGTCTTCCAGCAGGGCGTCTCCTTCTACGAGTTCCCGAACGACACCGAGGCCGCAGTGGCCAAGCGGCTGGAGCGCCAGAGGTACCTGTACGAGGGAAACCGGATCTACAACGTCCTCCTCGGCGAGCAGGCCCTCTACGCGAACATCGGCGGCCCGGACGTCATGCGGGACCAGTTGGACCGGCTCACCGCGCTGATGGGCCTGCCGCGGGTGAGCCTGGGCATCGTCCCGTCCACAGCTCCCACCGCGATCTGGCTCGGCCACTCCTTCTCGATGTTCGACGACCGGCTCGTCCTCGTCGAGACGTTCTCCGCCGAACTGTCCGTCACACAACCTCGCGAGATCGAGCTGTACGCCAGAGCCTTCTCGCTCCTCCAGCAATCAGCTGTGTACGGCGAGACCGCCAGAGGGCTCATCCACACCGCCAGGAAGTACTTCGACCGGCACCGCGCATGATGACCACCGACGAGGGCGAGAGAGTGAACCCCGAACCGAACTGGCGCACAAGCTCGTACACCGGAACCGAGAACTGTGTGGAAGTCGCCGATGGCGACCCGGCTGAAGTCTTGGTGCGGGACACCAAGGGCCGAGGAGGGCCCGTTCTCCACCTCTCCCCCGGCGCCTGGGCCGATTTCGTCCAGTTCGTGGTCGACGGGGCGGCCAATCGACCTGCTCTGGGAGACCGCCGACTGGCTTCCTCTTCCATCTAGCGAGCTTGAGGTGCGGTCGATCCTGCACACCCTGTCCCGTGCGCGTCCGAGCCCACTCTGCTGCGGCGGGATCTCAGGCCCTGCCTCCCCGACACCGACATGATCCAGCCGGGCGTATGACTCACCTCCTTCACACTGGCATCAGCGCAAGATCGCCGCATGGAACGGAAGCCCTTGTGCAAGAATCGCGATATCAACTAAAGTGGCGTGTGCACTGAAGTGCTCTGAAACGAAGTCGACCAGAGGAGTCGTCCGTATGAGCGTGGCTGTGCCCCCTTGGGCCACGGAGGTGTTCGGCGAACAGGCGCTGCCGGCTCGCGTGCGACTGGGTCAAGCACTGCGGAACATGCAAGCCAACGCGCAGGCAGCACAGGAACAGACCGCCTCCCGAACGAACCACACCTACGGCTCCTCTCGCTGGCAGGGGCAGTTCGAGCGGGTACAGGAAGAACTAAGGGATCTTCCCGGCGCCAGGCCGGTCAAGCCCTACAACTTCCCGTTCGAGTTGATGCTCATCAACAAAGGGCTCCTGTATCCGTTCCTCCACGCGAGGACCAAGGCCGACGTGCGCACGGCGCGCATCCCGAACGAGTCCCAGTTGATAAAGGAACTGTTCATCTTTGCGCCGGAGCCGACCCACGTGCAGGGCTCATTTGACTTCGGCGACGAAGGGGTGAGCAGCGAGACAGTATCCCCTCGTGGTGGCCTTGCGGCCGTACCGCCCGACACCCGCCTGATCCTGGTGCCCTTCGCGTGCAACGCCTCCGAACTGCTGGAAGCGCATTGGGGCATCGCTGCGCTGGGAGAGGAGCGGCGTTTGGAGTGGAAGACGGTGCCCGAGCCCCTGACGCTGCCGGAATCAGTCAAGACGTCCAGGCCGACGATCACCAGCGTCCCCCAGCAGCCAACATCGCCTGCCGCGGAGCACACCAGCTTCGATCAAGGTACTGCGCCGAGGCTTACGCTGTCGTCGCGCGCGAACGTGGACCGACAGCGGGACGTTCCGCCGCTGACCGAAGCAGAGCCAGTCGAGGACCAGACCAGCGAAGACGATGCGACCCACTAAGCAAGACCTCATCCCGGGCACAGAGGCGCGAGGAACGAGCCCCCGCGCCATCTCCGATGGCTTCGATCCCGCACGGCTCACTCAGGCACGACGCTTGGCCGAGATGACCAAGAAGGATGTAGCCGCTGCGCTCGGTGTGACGTCAGCAGCAGTGGGCCAGTACGAGACTGGAGCGTCTCGGCCGCGCCCCGAACTGATCCCTCGCCTCTCCGAGACCCTGGGCGTGCCCAATACCTTCTTCTTGGCCGGGCGTCCGGCCAATCGGCTCGACACCTCGATGGCCCACTTCCGGAGCCTGCGGAGCACTCCCAAATCGCAGAGGGAGCGTGCCCTGGCCTTCGCCGAACAGGTATGGGAGCTCACCTACGCACTGGAACTGCGAATCCAGTTGCCCCTCGTAGACCTCCCAGGCTTCGCCGGCGGAGAGGTTCACCCGGGGGTAGATATGCCAACTGATCCCGCCAGAGCAGCACGAGAGCTTCGACGGCACTGGGGCCTGGGAGACGGCCCCGTGACTCACCTGGTACGGCGGATGGAGTCCCACGGGATCGTCTCCGTGATGCCGCCGTCCGCTGATCCTTCTGCCGCGTCCGTGGATGCCTTCTCAACGCGGGCGGCTCGACCTCTCGTCATCCTCACGGCAAACAGGGCTGACGACATCTACCGGCACCGATTCACTGCCGCTCACGAACTTGGCCACCTGGTCCTGCACGGCGACGCCACCGGTGACAGCCGTCAGGAAAAGGAAGCTGATGCTTTCGCTGCCGAGTTCCTTACCCCGCGTGACAGCATTCTTCCACTCCTGCCGAAGCGGATGGACCTGGCCCGGCTAGCGGAGCTGAGCCGCACATGGGGCGTATCCACCCACTCGCTCGTCTACAGGTGCCGCGAATTGGGGCTCATTTCGGACGCTACTGCTAGTCGAACTTATCAGCGCCTCCGCGCCTTGACAGGCCAGCTCGGTTTCACCCCAGAATCAGTGTCGAACTATCCAGCCGAGACACCCACCCTGCTCCGGCAAGCCTTTGAACTCGCTACCGAGGAAGCGGGCCTGTCGGTCGCCAGATTGGCTCACGAGTTGGCCTGGACACCAGAGCGCGTTCGCGAACTGCTAGGCGTACACGAGCAACGGCCGGTACTGCGTCTCGTCCAGTAGCAGAGACCCCTAGCTGGATCTAGGGCGGGCCAGCCGATCTCGCTAATCCGAACAGCCGGAGAGTCACTCACCTTCCTCTCTACGGAGAGTGGCAGCATCATCAGCCCCAAGGGGCCCGAGCACGGGGGCACTACGGCGCACCCGGACCCAGCACGGCTAGCCCCAAGCACCAGAGGCATAAGGAGCGTCTATCGCCTTTACCTCAGTCCTTCAAAATGGCATCAGTATGCTGATCCTCCTGATTCCACACATCGCTATACGATCGCAAGTCTTCCGCAGACAACTCCAGGTCGCCGTGGACGCGAACAGCACTGGTATCCCAGGGGCGCAGACCGTCGAAGCGCGGAGTCAGTAGAATTCCGAGTGCAGAAGATTCGTGCACTCGACCAGTACGCGTGGTCAACTCATGGTGACGTAGCTGCACATATACTCAGAACGCTGCTTGGACACTGGGGTCGAAGCGTGTGGCCGCACCCACGATGAGCTGCCGGGTGCCGTCTTCCTCAACCAGACGCCGAAAGCGCCATTTGAGGTGATCAGCGGGAACATCCGGAACGTCACGGAGCATGTCCAACAGCAGGTGCCCCCACTCAGCTCGGGCCGATACCGGCAGTCGATCGAAGTCGGACAGAACTGCGAACCAACCGTCTCCCGGCACAGGTTCTCGCATAAGACTGGTGGCTACGTCCTCCAGCATGATGCGAATCATCAGGTGTGCATGAGTGCCGTCAGAACCAGCTGGGGCCTGCGGTAGTTGCGGTGCGGAGTACAACATGCTGCCCGGCCCGAGCAACTCGGTGTCGATCTCCTTCGGCGGCATGGCTGCGTCAGCAGCGGCTAGTTCGTAGAAACGGACTGGCTCTTCACCCAGCGGAACTACAGGTTCCGCAGCGGCGCGAAAGAGGTAGTCCAGCACAGCGGTGGTAGACCGCATCTGATCAAAGAGAAAGTCCCAGTCGCGACGGGTCAGCGCGATAGCGGGCATTCCGATCGGCTCCCAGGAGACCACGGTGTTCTCCGGAACATGGGGATGGTCGAGCAGAAACACCGCAACCCATTCGTAAGCTGCGCTGTCGACACGCAGCGTCCAGCCTCTCTCGTTGACCATGTCACTGGGCAAGATACGAAGCTGCCGCACAGTACCCTTCGCCTGTTTCATCGCCTTCGCCGCCACCTTCTGAATCCAGGAGGTCTCCTGTATGTCTGGCTTGGGCTCGATGGTGCGGGCCTTGACCTGTACGACTGCTCCTCGGCCGCCAGCCAGCAGTATCCGGTCGCCGAGCTCTCTTCGTCCTGACCCCTTGGTCGCGTGGTCGGCCTGCTGGAAGACAAAGTCCGGCATACCCCAGGCCGCGGCGGCGGTGTGGGCGGCGGCCTCAGCACCAGTGCCGTGGTCGACGCCGGACGGCCGAGGCAGCGCCGGGGGTATTCGCCTCATGTAGGCCCCATTGGGTGTCTGCACGATGAGCGTGAGGCTGTCGGGGCTGTCGTCTCGGACGTAGCGCCACAGCTGGGATGAAGCCGAGTCGGTCATATAGCTATTAGACGACTTCTATGTGGCTTCAGGCGGGGATTCCGCGTCGTTCCCCATCAGCGCCAGCAGGCTAGGCGTTCGGCGCGTCAGTCCGACCCATAGTGCTTGAGCAGTGTCTCGCAGCGAGGAGTATGCGGCCCTGCGGGACCATCGAGAGTTAGGCGCTGAGCCCCGGGAAGAAACTTGGTTTGCCTCTTGGGCTGCGAGGAAGGGACCACAGCGTCTTGCCGAGCGCTATCCGCAGGATGCAGGTGACGTTGGAGTACTACACACGGTCGCGTCCCACAGGCGGAGACGCCGGTGCATGAACGGCCCCGCCAGGACCAACATGCCGACTCCTGGCGCTCACCGCTGCCCATCCGCGATCAAGGTGCGGCATTGGGTCGGCGTATGACATCCCGAAGGCCGCCGCCCTGGGATCAGGACGGCGGCCCACAACTGCATAACTGACGCAGCATCAGTGGTTCGGGCTCCCGGTGCACATCCGGTGCACACGAGGGTGGGAACAAGTCGGGAACAGCGGGAAACGTTGAACGCTCTTTCCGCAGGTCACAGCAGGTTTCCCAGCCAGCCCCGCAGGCAGCCCGACCCCGCACTTTAGAGGTCGAAGTACAGTTCGAACTCGTGCGGGTGGGGGCGGAGCTGCATGGGGGCGATTTCGTTGGTGCGCTTGTAGTCGATCCAGGTCTCGATCAGGTCGGCGGTGAAGACGCCGCCGGCCTGGAGGTATTCGTTGTCGGCCTCCAGGGCGTCCAGGACGGCCGGGAGCGAGGTGGGGACCTGGGCGACGTCGGCGTGCTCTTCGGGGGCGAGCTCGTAGAGGTCCTTGTCGATCGGCTCCGCGGGCTCGATCTTGTTCTTGATGCCGTCCAGGCCGGCCAGCATCAGCGCGGAGAAGGCCAGGTACGGGTTGGACGAGGGGTCCGGGGCG
It encodes the following:
- a CDS encoding helix-turn-helix transcriptional regulator, whose amino-acid sequence is MSKQAQEAREALGARLRGFRKDAGFDSGRALARALGWQESKVSRLENGKQNASESDIRAWCEATDQHGHIPDLIATVRHIDELWLEWRRQLQTGVETRQKKSLPVYAKTRVFRIWNPNMIWGTFQTAEYAAEVFQQGVSFYEFPNDTEAAVAKRLERQRYLYEGNRIYNVLLGEQALYANIGGPDVMRDQLDRLTALMGLPRVSLGIVPSTAPTAIWLGHSFSMFDDRLVLVETFSAELSVTQPREIELYARAFSLLQQSAVYGETARGLIHTARKYFDRHRA
- a CDS encoding DUF397 domain-containing protein translates to MTTDEGERVNPEPNWRTSSYTGTENCVEVADGDPAEVLVRDTKGRGGPVLHLSPGAWADFVQFVVDGAANRPALGDRRLASSSI
- a CDS encoding XRE family transcriptional regulator, whose translation is MRPTKQDLIPGTEARGTSPRAISDGFDPARLTQARRLAEMTKKDVAAALGVTSAAVGQYETGASRPRPELIPRLSETLGVPNTFFLAGRPANRLDTSMAHFRSLRSTPKSQRERALAFAEQVWELTYALELRIQLPLVDLPGFAGGEVHPGVDMPTDPARAARELRRHWGLGDGPVTHLVRRMESHGIVSVMPPSADPSAASVDAFSTRAARPLVILTANRADDIYRHRFTAAHELGHLVLHGDATGDSRQEKEADAFAAEFLTPRDSILPLLPKRMDLARLAELSRTWGVSTHSLVYRCRELGLISDATASRTYQRLRALTGQLGFTPESVSNYPAETPTLLRQAFELATEEAGLSVARLAHELAWTPERVRELLGVHEQRPVLRLVQ